From the genome of Nicotiana sylvestris chromosome 2, ASM39365v2, whole genome shotgun sequence, one region includes:
- the LOC138885402 gene encoding uncharacterized protein — MPTHPTVEASDAAITCILRVCALDAYALMDLGSTFSYVTPYFALDFGIEPEQLFEPFSVSTSVGDPVIASRIYRGCVIIIQDREITIDLIELEMVDFDVIIGMDWLYKCYAILDCRAKVVKFEFPNELVREWKGNIAEPRVVNEFPDIFPDELPGIPLDRIINFGIDVVPDTQPISIPPC, encoded by the exons ATGCCTACTCACCCTACTGTAGAGGCTTCAGATGCTGCCATCACATGTATACTTAGAGTTTGTGCTCTAGATGCTTATGCTCTTATGGATCTTGGATCTACTTTTTCCTATGTTACTCCGTACTTTGCTTTGGATTTTGGCATAGAGCCAGAACAACTATTTGAACCATTTTCTGTGTCGACTTCAGTGGGAGATCCTGTTATTGCCTCCCGCATTTATAGGGGTTGTGTGATCATAATCCAAGATCGAGAGATTACTATAGACCTCATTGAACTAGaaatggttgactttgatgtgattataggtatggattggttataCAAGTGTTACGCCATTCTTGATTGTCGTGCTAAAGTGGTCAAGTTTGAGTTTCCTAATGAGCTAGTTCGTGAGTGGAAAGGCAATATTGCTGAGCCTCGAG TTGTTAATGAGTTTCCTGATATTTTTCCTGATGAGCTTCCGGGTATCCCACTAGATCGGATCATCAACTTTGGTATAGATGTGGTGCCAGATACTCAGCCAATATCTATTCCCCCATGCTGA